From Orcinus orca chromosome 3, mOrcOrc1.1, whole genome shotgun sequence, a single genomic window includes:
- the RIMOC1 gene encoding RAB7A-interacting MON1-CCZ1 complex subunit 1 isoform X2, translating to MAASGSGVVRRVEELGDLAQAHIQQLSEAAGEDDHFLIRASAALEKLKLLCGEDKECSNPSNLLELYTQAILDMTYFEENKLVDEDFPEDSSQKVKELISFLSEPEILVKENNMHPKHCDLLGDELLECLSWRRGALLYMYCHSLTKRREWLTRKSSLLKKYLVDGISYLLQMLNFRCPIQLNEGVSFQDLDTAKLLSEGIFSDIHLLAMMYSGEMCYWGLKHCADQQPENHEVDTGVSGASYTTHKEPLDFREVGEKILKKYVSVCEGPLKEQEWNTTNAKQILNFFQHHTN from the exons ATGGCGGCCTCAGGCTCCGGTGTGGTGAGGCGAGTGGAGGAGCTCGGGGACCTGGCTCAGGCCCACATACAACAACTTAGCGAAGCCGCCGGCGAAGATG ATCACTTTTTAATTCGGGCCTCTGCAGCTCTAGAAAAATTGAAACTTCTGTGTGGAGAAGACAAAGAATGTTCAAATCCATCAAATCTTCTTGAACTTTACACACAG GCTATTTTGGACATGACATATTTTGAGGAGAACAAGCTAGTAGATGAAGATTTTCCTGAAGATTCTTCACAAAAAGTAAAAGAGTTGATCAGTTTTCTTTCAGAACCAGAAATTTTGGTTAAAGAAAATAACATGCATCCAAAA CACTGCGATTTGCTTGGGGATGAACTCCTGGAATGTCTCTCTTGGAGACGAGGAGCCCTACTCTACATGTATTGTCATTCTCTGACCAAAAGGAGAGAATGGCTCACAAGAAAATCTAGCTTGCTTAAAAAG TACCTTGTTGATGGAATCAGTTATTTGCTACAGATGCTGAATTTTCGGTGTCCCATCCAGTTAAATGAAGGAGTTTCTTTCCAAGACCTAGACACAGCTAAATTACTGAGTGAAG GAATATTTAGTGACATTCATTTGCTGGCTAtgatgtacagtggagaaatgtGTTATTGGGGATTGAAGCATTGTGCAGATCAACAGCCAGAAAATCATGAAGTGGATACTGGTGTTTCTGGAGCAAGCTACACTACACACAAAGAACCTTTGGATTTCCGAGAAGTaggagaaaaaattttgaaaaagtatgtatctgtgtgtgaaGGACCCCTGAAAGAACAAGAATGGAatacaacaaatgcaaaacaaattttaaacttctttcaGCATCACACTAACTA G
- the RIMOC1 gene encoding RAB7A-interacting MON1-CCZ1 complex subunit 1 isoform X1 gives MAASGSGVVRRVEELGDLAQAHIQQLSEAAGEDDHFLIRASAALEKLKLLCGEDKECSNPSNLLELYTQAILDMTYFEENKLVDEDFPEDSSQKVKELISFLSEPEILVKENNMHPKHCDLLGDELLECLSWRRGALLYMYCHSLTKRREWLTRKSSLLKKYLVDGISYLLQMLNFRCPIQLNEGVSFQDLDTAKLLSEGIFSDIHLLAMMYSGEMCYWGLKHCADQQPENHEVDTGVSGASYTTHKEPLDFREVGEKILKKYVSVCEGPLKEQEWNTTNAKQILNFFQHHTN, from the exons ATGGCGGCCTCAGGCTCCGGTGTGGTGAGGCGAGTGGAGGAGCTCGGGGACCTGGCTCAGGCCCACATACAACAACTTAGCGAAGCCGCCGGCGAAGATG ATCACTTTTTAATTCGGGCCTCTGCAGCTCTAGAAAAATTGAAACTTCTGTGTGGAGAAGACAAAGAATGTTCAAATCCATCAAATCTTCTTGAACTTTACACACAG GCTATTTTGGACATGACATATTTTGAGGAGAACAAGCTAGTAGATGAAGATTTTCCTGAAGATTCTTCACAAAAAGTAAAAGAGTTGATCAGTTTTCTTTCAGAACCAGAAATTTTGGTTAAAGAAAATAACATGCATCCAAAA CACTGCGATTTGCTTGGGGATGAACTCCTGGAATGTCTCTCTTGGAGACGAGGAGCCCTACTCTACATGTATTGTCATTCTCTGACCAAAAGGAGAGAATGGCTCACAAGAAAATCTAGCTTGCTTAAAAAG TACCTTGTTGATGGAATCAGTTATTTGCTACAGATGCTGAATTTTCGGTGTCCCATCCAGTTAAATGAAGGAGTTTCTTTCCAAGACCTAGACACAGCTAAATTACTGAGTGAAG GAATATTTAGTGACATTCATTTGCTGGCTAtgatgtacagtggagaaatgtGTTATTGGGGATTGAAGCATTGTGCAGATCAACAGCCAGAAAATCATGAAGTGGATACTGGTGTTTCTGGAGCAAGCTACACTACACACAAAGAACCTTTGGATTTCCGAGAAGTaggagaaaaaattttgaaaaagtatgtatctgtgtgtgaaGGACCCCTGAAAGAACAAGAATGGAatacaacaaatgcaaaacaaattttaaacttctttcaGCATCACACTAACTAG
- the LOC101285408 gene encoding protein FAM136A-like — MAQLQQLRVQEAVDSMVKSLERQNIRKMQGLIFRCSASCCEDSQASMQQVHQCIERCHAPLAQAQALVTSELEKFQDRLAQCTMHCNDKAKDSIDAGSKELQVKRQLESCVTKCVDDHINLIPTVTKMKESLSSIGK; from the coding sequence ATGGCACAGCTGCAGCAGCTCCGGGTGCAGGAGGCGGTGGACTCTATGGTGAAGAGTCTGGAGAGACAGAACATCCGGAAGATGCAGGGCCTCATTTTCCGGTGCAGCGCCAGCTGTTGTGAGGACAGCCAGGCGTCCATGCAGCAAGTGCACCAGTGCATTGAGCGCTGCCATGCACCTCTGGCTCAAGCCCAGGCCCTGGTGACCAGCGAGCTAGAGAAGTTCCAGGACCGCCTGGCCCAGTGCACTATGCATTGCAACGACAAAGCCAAAGATTCAATAGATGCGGGGAGTAAAGAGCTTCAGGTGAAGCGGCAGCTGGAGAGTTGCGTGACCAAGTGTGTGGATGACCACATAAACCTCATCCCAACCGTGACAAAGATGAAGGAGTCTCTCTCATCCATTGGGAAATAG